In one window of Mauremys reevesii isolate NIE-2019 linkage group 22, ASM1616193v1, whole genome shotgun sequence DNA:
- the DUSP9 gene encoding dual specificity protein phosphatase 9, with the protein MEALGKSSLWLCGELASPAARLHILDCRSRERYDSCHVARALSVALPGLLLRRLRKGKLSVRALLPPTPGAVLLYDEATATLPRCGQESVLATLLRKLREEGCTAYYLQGGFSKFQSEWPDHCESSPEVPGASSSPAPTGSPVVGLGGLCLASGPLSGVGGDSEAASPPSYPVQILPHLYLGSARDSANMETLARLGIRYVLNVTPNLPNLFEEQGGFRYKQIPISDHWSQNLARFFPEAIAFIDEAVSQNCGILVHCLAGVSRSVTVTVAYLMQRLNLSLNDAYDLVKRKKADISPNFNFMGQLLDFERELGLAEGSPATPGAPGQTPTSSPGCFFTPPPSECEQEDGSFQRYPT; encoded by the exons ATGGAAGCCCTGGGGAAATCCAGCCTGTGGCTCTGCGGGGAGCTGGcgtccccggctgcccggctgcACATCCTGGATTGCCGCAGCCGGGAGCGCTACGACTCCTGCCACGTGGCCCGGGCGCTGAGCGTGGCCTTGCCGGGGCTGCTGCTGAGGCGGCTGCGCAAGGGGAAGCTGTCGGTGCGGGCGCTGCTCCCGCCCACGCCGGGCGCCGTCCTGCTGTACGACGAGGCCACGGCCACGCTGCCGCGCTGCGGCCAGGAGTCGGTGCTGGCCACGCTCCTGCGCAAGCTGCGGGAGGAAGGCTGCACGGCGTATTACCTGCAAG GCGGCTTCTCCAAGTTCCAGTCCGAGTGGCCAGATCACTGCGAGAGCAGCCCGGAGGTGCCCGGCGCCAGCAGCTCCCCCGCTCCTACGGGGAGCccggtggtggggctgggggggctgtgcctgGCCTCGGGACCCCTGAGCGGTGTGGGGGGGGACTCGGAGGCAGCCAGCCCCCCGTCCTACCCGGTGCAGATCCTGCCTCACCTCTACCTGGGCAGCGCCCGAGACTCGGCCAACATGGAGACGCTGGCCCGGCTCGGCATCCGCTACGTCCTCAACGTCACCCCCAACCTGCCCAACCTCTTCGAGGAGCAGGGCGGCTTCCGCTACAAGCAGATCCCCATCTCGGACCACTGGAGCCAGAACCTGGCCCGCTTCTTCCCGGAGGCCATCGCCTTCATCG acgAGGCCGTGTCCCAGAACTGCGGCATCCTGGTTCACTGCCTGGCGGGTGTGAGCCGCTCGGTGACGGTGACGGTGGCCTACCTCATGCAGCGCCTCAACCTGTCACTCAACGACGCCTACGACCTGGTCAAGCGCAAGAAGGCCGACATCTCGCCCAACTTCAACTTCATGGGGCAGCTGCTGGACTTTgaaagggagctggggctggccgAGGGATCGCCAGCGACCCCCGGAGCCCCCGGCCAGACACCCACGTCCTCCCCAGGCTGCTTCTTCACGCCACCACCCTCCGAATGTGAGCAAGAGGATGGCAGCTTCCAGCGTTACCCCACGTAG